A segment of the bacterium genome:
AAATGGCATCCTGTAGCATGGGGAATCTCTGCATTTATCTGCCTATTTTTAGGTCAAACATTTTCATCAAGATTATCTCAATTAAAGTTTTATTCGCTATTATTTTCGTGGGCAAATGCATTTCATGTAGCATTTAAAACCGCAGTAGAAATTACGCCATCAACAAAATGGCATGAGCAGTCATGGATGAGTGGATTAATTGCCATTGTATTGCAATTTATGTACATCGTGTGGATTCACCGAAAAAATATTTTTACTCCTATCGAATTTCCACCAATACTTAAATCCCTTTCGCATTGGGTTGGGGTGATACAAAAAAGAAAAAATCTCTGGATTTATTACCCATTGTTCCTCAGTATCACTATGTTTCTTTATTTCTCATTTGAGAAATCAATATTAACGCTTCTCTTAGTATTAGAATGCTTTTTTATTTTTGTTATCAGCCTTATATTGCGAGAGGACAACTTTCGGTATCTTTCAATGGCAGGACTTATCCTCTGTCTTATCCGACTTATTTTCTATGATTTGGTACAGGCGGGGACTTTGATGAGGGCTGTTGTATTTTTATGTGTTGGTATTATTATGCTTGGTATGAATTTTATTTATAGCAAATATAAACAGAGGCAATAGATATGGGTAATTGGCGATTTTTACTCCTTTTTATTATTATAATCTTTGGCATTTCGCTTACAGTCATTAGTTTTAGAAAACAAATAAAAACACCTTTATCCTCTACACTCGCTCCTTTTTTTCAAATACTGGGAATATCAGTCAAGTCAGTTAACACAGCGATTTCCAGAATCATTCCCGTTGATGTACTTGACGAAAAAGAATATGGAGAAGCGATAGCCAAAGAGATTGAGTGTTCTTTGAGTGATAAAGGTACAGAGCACATATATTTAAATAATATTGTAACTCATCTGAGCCGATACGCCAAAAAGCCATTTAAGTACCGTGTTTATGTTGATGATTATGGAGGAATACCTAATGCCTATGCACTTCCGGGTGGAGTAATTGTTGTTTCAAAGGCACTGCTTACAGTTTTGAACTCAGAGGCAGAGGTTGCCGCAGTTATTGCCCATGAAATGGGGCATATTGAATTATCACATTGCTTTGAAGCAGTAAAATATGAGTTACTTATGAGGAAAATAAAGAATGCTTCATTAGGTCAACTGGCTGATATGGCGATAGCTGTTCTTATTCGGCATTCTTTCAGCAAAACACAGGAAAACGAAGCAGATGAATATGCATACAACCTTATCTTACAGACAAAGTATGACCCGCTTTGTGTAGGCAAAGCATTCAAAAGTCTTAATTCCTGGTATGAAAAACATATAGATAA
Coding sequences within it:
- a CDS encoding M48 family metallopeptidase, with protein sequence MGNWRFLLLFIIIIFGISLTVISFRKQIKTPLSSTLAPFFQILGISVKSVNTAISRIIPVDVLDEKEYGEAIAKEIECSLSDKGTEHIYLNNIVTHLSRYAKKPFKYRVYVDDYGGIPNAYALPGGVIVVSKALLTVLNSEAEVAAVIAHEMGHIELSHCFEAVKYELLMRKIKNASLGQLADMAIAVLIRHSFSKTQENEADEYAYNLILQTKYDPLCVGKAFKSLNSWYEKHIDNRQSDDEANIIRDYFLSHPPLKLRMEKFTERAQVWWKTHPKEKRFWGERREEPKGS